CCCACTGCCGTCGCCTCGTTCCCATACCGCCCCCGGCTATACTGACGCTTCCAATGATACAGCAAACTGGACGAAATCTCATACTGGCGGCAGAGTTGGGCCGGACTGCTCGTCCCTGATAGCAGTTGCTCTACCACCTGCTGTTTCAGCTCCACACTGAACTTCCGTTTCGGATTCATGGCACCATCCTTTCCTCGTATCAAAATACCAATCCGTGCCAAATCCTCCTAACCTTTTGTGTCCAGTCTCAGGGGTGCAGTCCAGAGTGCGCCCGGCTCTTTCTCAGGATTCAGATTTGATTCATAATCGGTGACAGCATGTGCCCATTCATGAGCCATAACATCGGGACATCCGGCCAGCGAACGCCATCCGAAAGAAGATCCGCAAAAGTAAATGAAGCTCCCGTTCCAGTAGGCGTTATCGTAGCACCTAGCGTAATCGACAACAGTCAACATGGAGGCCCCACTGTCGTTATAGCTATTTCTGTTGAAAGAGCTTAGCAACCAGTCGTACATCAGAGCGGTGTAAGTATGACCGCTAACGGCCGGCGCTTGTGAGGGATCAGACCATTGATTATCGGCATCAGTGGCCACGGAACCGGGAAGCGACCATCCGGCGATGTTGGTCTGCAGATAATTGCCCGACGGCATTTGGCCATTATGGCCATGCGGGTTGTTATTCAGTTGACGAGTATAATCAACCATATGATACGTTGAACCATCATAATGGGTATCAATATGAGTAAGGGCATTGCCCATAACACCGATACCGGTGCCGATATCATTGGCATTCATTATGCGGTTGGCTTTATAAATCA
This genomic interval from Candidatus Zixiibacteriota bacterium contains the following:
- a CDS encoding transposase — its product is MARIGILIRGKDGAMNPKRKFSVELKQQVVEQLLSGTSSPAQLCRQYEISSSLLYHWKRQYSRGRYGNEATAVG